In Rahnella aquatilis CIP 78.65 = ATCC 33071, one DNA window encodes the following:
- the menE gene encoding o-succinylbenzoate--CoA ligase, whose amino-acid sequence MINDWPWRERADHSPFAVALKAGDITWCWRDLQHRIDTLAAGFIAQGVGEGTGVVLRSKNSLDAVLSYLALLQTGARLLPLNPQLPEALCDELLSQLDIDFVLDLAEPELLLNIPALTLQNACWLSSAGWQPQRIATLTLTSGSSGLPKAAAHTVAAHLASAAGVLNLIPFTCHDGWLLSLPLFHVSGQGILWRWLLAGATLVLAEGQPLHAALAECSHASLVPTQLWRLLQGTRVPGKLKDVLLGGAQIPPELTEQAEKAGIRCWCGYGLTETASTVTAKRADGRAGVGQVLVGKEVKIIDQQILIRTDSLASGYWKNGQLSPVTDAQGWLHTRDRGMWAGDELQIAGRMDNLFFSGGEGIQPEDIEKVLVSHPQISQAFVVPVKDEQFGQRPVAVLEAQDGLLYEELNLWLSNKIPRFQLPVAYHPLPEALSQGGIKISRASVRQWIEMLS is encoded by the coding sequence ATGATCAACGACTGGCCATGGCGTGAAAGGGCCGACCATTCACCTTTTGCCGTGGCGCTGAAAGCGGGAGACATCACCTGGTGCTGGCGTGATTTACAACACCGCATCGACACGCTGGCAGCCGGCTTTATTGCGCAGGGCGTGGGAGAGGGTACCGGTGTTGTTCTGCGCAGTAAAAACAGCCTTGATGCCGTACTCAGCTATCTGGCGTTATTGCAAACCGGCGCGCGCCTGTTGCCGCTTAATCCGCAACTGCCCGAGGCATTATGTGATGAACTGCTTTCGCAGCTTGATATCGATTTTGTGCTGGATCTGGCAGAGCCGGAACTGCTGCTGAATATTCCCGCGCTGACCCTGCAGAATGCCTGTTGGCTCAGTTCTGCCGGATGGCAACCGCAGCGTATTGCCACACTGACGCTGACATCGGGTTCCAGCGGTTTACCAAAAGCCGCGGCGCATACGGTTGCCGCCCATCTCGCCAGTGCGGCGGGCGTGCTCAACCTGATCCCTTTCACCTGTCACGACGGCTGGCTACTTTCCCTGCCGCTGTTTCATGTTTCCGGACAAGGTATTCTCTGGCGCTGGCTGCTTGCCGGGGCCACGCTGGTGCTGGCCGAAGGGCAACCGCTCCATGCCGCGCTGGCAGAATGCAGCCACGCTTCGCTGGTACCGACGCAACTCTGGCGTTTGCTGCAAGGGACACGGGTGCCTGGAAAGTTGAAAGATGTTTTGCTTGGCGGCGCGCAAATTCCGCCGGAGCTGACTGAACAGGCCGAAAAAGCAGGAATACGCTGCTGGTGCGGATATGGGCTGACGGAAACCGCATCCACAGTGACGGCGAAACGCGCTGATGGCCGTGCCGGTGTCGGTCAGGTATTGGTGGGAAAGGAAGTCAAAATCATTGATCAGCAGATCCTGATCCGTACCGACAGTCTGGCCAGCGGTTACTGGAAAAACGGTCAGTTATCACCAGTGACTGATGCGCAAGGGTGGTTGCATACCCGCGACCGTGGCATGTGGGCGGGTGATGAACTGCAGATAGCCGGACGCATGGATAATTTGTTTTTCAGCGGTGGAGAAGGGATCCAGCCTGAAGATATCGAGAAAGTGCTGGTCAGCCATCCGCAGATTTCCCAGGCATTTGTGGTTCCGGTGAAAGACGAGCAATTTGGTCAGCGTCCGGTCGCCGTGCTCGAGGCACAAGACGGGCTGCTGTATGAGGAACTCAATCTCTGGCTGAGCAATAAGATCCCCCGTTTCCAGTTGCCGGTAGCCTATCATCCGCTGCCCGAGGCTTTGTCGCAGGGCGGCATTAAAATTTCGCGGGCCAGCGTCCGGCAATGGATAGAAATGCTTTCGTAA
- the menC gene encoding o-succinylbenzoate synthase, whose amino-acid sequence MRRATVYRYSVPMEAGVVLRNQRLKTRDGFLVSLWQDEKTGWGEVAPLPGFSAEDVSQAQDAVQHGLSQWVQGASLAAVASAFSALPSVAFGLSCADAELRGELPEVLSTRCAPLCHGDPNELYARLGALPGDFRGRKVAKVKVGLYESVGDGLNVSMLLEALPELHLRLDANRSWTPVKAAGFARHVAPELRSRIAFIEEPCLTRGQSRDFARLTGIAIAWDESVRETGFTVKAEPGLAAIIIKPTLTGSLMRCRQLIAQAHAAGLEAVISSSIESSLGLTQLARIAQWLTPDAIPGLDTLDLMQTQLIRRWPGSELPLTDESDLEIVWQSK is encoded by the coding sequence ATGCGTCGCGCCACGGTGTACCGGTACAGCGTGCCGATGGAGGCGGGTGTGGTGCTGCGCAATCAGCGCCTGAAAACCCGCGACGGTTTTTTGGTGTCACTGTGGCAGGACGAAAAAACAGGTTGGGGAGAAGTGGCGCCGCTGCCCGGTTTTAGTGCAGAGGATGTGTCTCAGGCGCAGGATGCCGTTCAGCATGGTCTGAGCCAGTGGGTGCAGGGCGCCTCGCTGGCTGCCGTTGCCTCAGCATTCAGTGCCTTACCTTCAGTGGCTTTCGGGCTGAGTTGTGCGGACGCCGAACTGCGCGGCGAATTGCCGGAAGTCCTGAGTACACGCTGTGCGCCGCTGTGTCACGGGGATCCGAATGAGCTTTATGCGCGTCTCGGTGCGCTGCCGGGCGATTTTCGCGGCAGAAAAGTGGCGAAGGTGAAAGTGGGACTGTACGAATCTGTCGGCGATGGTTTGAATGTCAGTATGTTGCTCGAAGCCTTGCCGGAACTGCATTTGCGTCTTGATGCCAACCGCAGCTGGACGCCGGTCAAAGCCGCAGGGTTTGCCCGCCATGTGGCACCTGAGCTGCGTTCCCGAATCGCGTTTATCGAAGAGCCGTGCCTGACCCGCGGGCAGTCCCGCGATTTCGCCCGTCTGACCGGGATCGCGATCGCCTGGGATGAAAGCGTGCGTGAAACCGGTTTTACCGTGAAGGCCGAACCCGGGCTGGCGGCGATCATCATCAAACCCACGCTGACCGGCAGCCTGATGCGCTGCCGTCAGTTGATCGCGCAGGCGCATGCCGCAGGGCTGGAAGCCGTGATCAGTTCCTCCATCGAGTCGAGTCTCGGACTGACGCAACTGGCGCGCATTGCTCAGTGGCTGACGCCGGACGCCATTCCGGGGCTGGATACGCTGGATCTCATGCAGACACAGCTTATCCGTCGCTGGCCGGGCTCTGAATTACCGCTGACTGACGAATCTGATCTGGAGATCGTGTGGCAGAGCAAATGA
- the menB gene encoding 1,4-dihydroxy-2-naphthoyl-CoA synthase, with translation MIYPDEKELYAPVEWRDCTGEFEDIRYHKSIDGIAKITINRPQVRNAFRPLTVKEMIRALDDARNDEGIGVVVLTGEGEKAFCAGGDQKVRGDYGGYQDASGVHHLNVLDFQRQIRTCPKPVVAMVAGYSIGGGHVLHMMCDLTIAADNAIFGQTGPKVGSFDGGWGASYMARIVGQKKAREIWFLCRQYDAKAALEMGLVNTVVPLADLEKETVRWCREMLENSPMALRCLKAALNADCDGQAGLQELAGNATMLFYMTDEGQEGRNAFNEKRQPDFSKFKRNP, from the coding sequence ATGATTTATCCTGATGAAAAAGAACTGTACGCGCCGGTCGAATGGCGTGATTGCACCGGCGAGTTTGAAGATATCCGTTATCACAAATCCATTGACGGCATCGCTAAAATCACTATCAACCGCCCGCAGGTTCGTAATGCATTTCGTCCGCTGACCGTCAAAGAAATGATCCGCGCACTCGACGACGCCCGTAACGACGAAGGCATTGGCGTGGTCGTGCTGACCGGTGAAGGCGAAAAAGCCTTCTGCGCAGGCGGCGATCAGAAAGTGCGTGGCGATTACGGCGGTTACCAGGATGCCAGCGGTGTGCATCATCTCAACGTGCTGGATTTCCAGCGCCAGATCCGCACCTGTCCGAAACCTGTCGTGGCGATGGTTGCCGGTTATTCCATCGGCGGCGGTCATGTTCTGCACATGATGTGTGATCTGACCATTGCCGCAGATAACGCCATCTTCGGCCAGACCGGCCCGAAAGTCGGCTCTTTCGACGGCGGCTGGGGCGCATCCTATATGGCGCGTATCGTCGGTCAGAAAAAGGCCCGCGAAATCTGGTTCCTGTGCCGTCAGTACGATGCCAAAGCGGCGCTGGAGATGGGGCTGGTCAACACCGTGGTGCCGCTGGCGGATCTGGAAAAAGAAACCGTGCGCTGGTGTCGTGAAATGCTGGAAAACAGTCCGATGGCACTGCGTTGCCTGAAAGCCGCACTGAACGCCGACTGCGACGGCCAGGCCGGGCTTCAGGAACTGGCGGGGAACGCCACCATGTTGTTCTACATGACCGATGAAGGTCAGGAAGGTCGCAACGCGTTTAATGAAAAACGCCAGCCGGACTTCAGCAAATTTAAGCGTAATCCATAA